The proteins below come from a single Salinilacihabitans rarus genomic window:
- a CDS encoding tetratricopeptide repeat protein, with translation MTDQGERDRDRGHRFSEGAGFDDPYDEFDLDPPELDVDPAKVDPVDSRVIADTLDQHQIPKAQVDAEELLDVGLNYMRINRFEQATDAFERAARFADDDLVEQEAWVNKGVAHAELEEYDEAIGAHREALRIDDESEHAASAETNLAYALWEFGETAGALEHAERAVEIDERFAQGWYNRAFFLAERGLAEEALHCVDNAIRLGLRDAQVLEEKARILEELGEYDEAEEIAEEANEMRERAEERLVEERERMRE, from the coding sequence ATGACCGACCAGGGCGAGCGCGACCGCGACCGCGGGCACCGCTTCTCCGAAGGTGCCGGCTTCGACGATCCCTACGACGAGTTCGACCTCGATCCACCGGAGCTAGACGTCGACCCCGCGAAGGTCGACCCCGTCGACTCGCGCGTCATCGCGGACACGCTCGACCAGCACCAGATCCCGAAAGCGCAGGTCGACGCCGAGGAACTGCTCGACGTGGGGCTGAACTACATGCGGATCAACCGCTTCGAGCAGGCGACCGACGCGTTCGAGCGCGCGGCCCGCTTCGCCGACGACGACCTCGTCGAACAGGAGGCGTGGGTGAACAAGGGCGTCGCCCACGCCGAACTCGAGGAGTACGACGAGGCGATCGGCGCCCACCGCGAGGCGCTTCGGATCGACGACGAAAGCGAGCACGCCGCCAGCGCCGAGACGAATCTCGCGTACGCCCTCTGGGAGTTCGGCGAGACCGCGGGGGCGCTCGAACACGCCGAGCGCGCCGTCGAGATCGACGAACGGTTCGCCCAGGGCTGGTACAACCGGGCGTTCTTCCTCGCCGAGCGCGGCCTCGCCGAGGAGGCACTGCACTGCGTCGACAACGCGATCCGCCTCGGCCTGCGCGACGCGCAGGTACTCGAGGAGAAAGCCCGTATCCTCGAAGAACTCGGCGAGTACGACGAGGCCGAGGAGATCGCCGAGGAGGCAAACGAGATGCGCGAGCGCGCCGAGGAACGCCTCGTCGAGGAACGCGAGCGGATGCGAGAATGA
- a CDS encoding cation:proton antiporter, with translation MVEAAGIDLLNLLAVLTLAWIVGTLAERAGYPALMGELLAGIVFGPALLGVLQPAPELDVLAELGVFLLMIYVGMEVDIHELVQLGPQALMVAFGGFVVPFALGYGLGVAIGASIEQALFVGIAMAATSLATKSRILVDLDILDTRIASVLLGGALLSDVGVMVVFAGVTGFVETGDVSLLGLATLTAEALAYFAIVIVVGDRFLPYLWEHLERRMERHDFVDKTSAFTVALVVSLSFAFFAAAVDLHMIVGGFMAGLFLRQAQLEPDIYEHMYTVIYDLAMGFFAPIFFVTVAFDLSLGVFTENPQLLAAVVVVAFVGKIAGSWLFALPTKLSAREGLVIGFGMNGRGTVEIVIVSIALSSGIIGQELFSVLVFTAIFTTALVPVTVKWGVDWLRRSDDLVFTDAAGTEPEV, from the coding sequence ATGGTCGAAGCCGCCGGCATCGATCTGCTGAACCTGCTCGCGGTGCTCACGCTCGCGTGGATCGTCGGGACCCTCGCCGAGCGCGCCGGCTACCCGGCGCTGATGGGCGAACTGCTCGCCGGCATCGTCTTCGGCCCCGCGCTGCTCGGCGTGTTGCAGCCGGCGCCGGAGCTCGACGTGCTGGCCGAACTCGGCGTCTTCCTGCTGATGATCTACGTCGGCATGGAGGTGGACATCCACGAACTCGTCCAGCTCGGCCCGCAGGCGCTGATGGTCGCCTTCGGCGGGTTCGTCGTCCCGTTCGCCCTCGGCTACGGCCTCGGCGTCGCCATCGGCGCCTCCATCGAGCAGGCGCTGTTCGTCGGCATCGCGATGGCGGCGACCTCGCTCGCGACCAAGTCGCGCATCCTGGTCGACCTCGACATCCTCGACACCCGCATCGCGAGCGTCCTGCTCGGCGGCGCGCTCCTCTCGGACGTCGGCGTGATGGTCGTCTTCGCGGGCGTGACCGGCTTCGTCGAGACGGGCGACGTCTCCCTGCTGGGGCTGGCGACGCTGACCGCCGAGGCGCTCGCGTACTTCGCGATCGTGATCGTGGTCGGCGACCGCTTTCTCCCGTACCTCTGGGAGCACCTCGAACGGCGGATGGAGCGCCACGACTTCGTCGACAAGACGTCGGCGTTCACCGTCGCGCTCGTGGTCTCGCTGTCCTTCGCGTTCTTCGCCGCCGCCGTCGATCTGCACATGATCGTCGGCGGCTTCATGGCCGGGCTGTTCCTCCGGCAGGCCCAGCTCGAACCCGACATCTACGAGCACATGTACACGGTCATCTACGACCTCGCGATGGGCTTTTTCGCCCCGATATTCTTCGTGACGGTCGCGTTCGACCTCAGCCTCGGGGTGTTCACGGAGAACCCGCAACTGCTGGCCGCCGTCGTCGTGGTCGCGTTCGTCGGCAAGATCGCCGGTAGCTGGCTGTTCGCGCTGCCGACGAAGCTCTCCGCGAGGGAGGGGCTGGTGATCGGCTTCGGGATGAACGGCCGCGGCACCGTCGAGATCGTCATCGTCTCGATCGCCCTCTCGTCGGGCATCATCGGTCAGGAGCTGTTCTCGGTGCTCGTGTTCACGGCCATCTTCACCACCGCGCTCGTCCCCGTCACGGTCAAGTGGGGCGTCGACTGGCTGCGCCGGAGCGACGACCTCGTCTTCACCGACGCCGCGGGGACCGAGCCCGAGGTCTGA
- the thpR gene encoding RNA 2',3'-cyclic phosphodiesterase: MRLFVSVDLPDELAEPVADLQEAFADASGLNVTDPEQAHVTLKFLGEVDEDRLPALCRELDAAVADAGVDPFTARYGGLGVFPSLDYISVLWLGVEAGGEELTRLHEAVEERTTAMGFEPESHEFTPHVTLARMEHAGGKDLVRRLVRERDPTVGETTVDEVRLTESTLTPDGPAYSTVERFPLG, translated from the coding sequence ATGCGACTGTTCGTCAGCGTCGACCTGCCGGACGAACTCGCGGAACCGGTCGCCGACCTCCAGGAGGCGTTCGCGGACGCCTCGGGGCTGAACGTCACCGACCCGGAGCAGGCCCACGTCACCCTGAAGTTCCTCGGCGAGGTCGACGAGGATCGGTTGCCGGCACTGTGCCGGGAACTCGACGCCGCGGTCGCCGACGCGGGGGTCGACCCCTTCACCGCGCGGTACGGCGGGCTGGGGGTCTTCCCGAGTCTCGACTACATCAGCGTCCTCTGGCTGGGCGTCGAGGCGGGCGGCGAGGAACTGACCCGGCTCCACGAGGCCGTCGAGGAGCGGACGACGGCGATGGGGTTCGAGCCCGAGAGCCACGAGTTCACCCCGCACGTCACCCTCGCGCGGATGGAACACGCCGGCGGGAAGGACCTCGTTCGGAGACTCGTCCGCGAGCGCGACCCGACCGTCGGCGAGACGACCGTCGACGAGGTACGCCTCACCGAGAGCACGCTGACGCCCGACGGACCGGCGTACTCGACGGTCGAGCGGTTCCCGCTCGGCTGA
- a CDS encoding 50S ribosomal protein L39e: protein MGKKSKAKKKRLAKLENQNSRVPVWVMLKTDMEVQRNPKRRNWRRSDTDE, encoded by the coding sequence ATGGGCAAGAAATCGAAGGCCAAGAAGAAGCGGCTGGCCAAACTCGAGAACCAGAACAGCCGCGTTCCGGTCTGGGTCATGCTCAAGACGGACATGGAAGTGCAGCGAAACCCCAAGCGCCGTAACTGGCGGCGAAGCGACACCGACGAGTGA
- a CDS encoding 50S ribosomal protein L31e has product MSASDFEERVVTVPLRDVKKGANHEAADLAMTIVREHLAKHFAVDEDAIRLDPSINEAVWSNGRSNPPRKLRVRAARFDEAGEAVVEAEVAE; this is encoded by the coding sequence ATGAGCGCCAGTGATTTCGAAGAACGCGTCGTGACGGTACCGCTGCGGGACGTGAAGAAGGGGGCCAACCACGAGGCCGCCGACCTCGCGATGACCATCGTCCGCGAACACCTCGCCAAGCACTTCGCGGTCGACGAGGACGCCATCCGACTGGACCCCTCGATCAACGAGGCCGTCTGGTCGAACGGCCGGTCGAACCCACCCCGAAAGCTCCGCGTCCGCGCCGCGCGCTTCGACGAGGCGGGCGAGGCCGTCGTCGAAGCCGAGGTCGCCGAGTAA
- a CDS encoding translation initiation factor IF-6: MLRAAFAGSAYVGVFARATDSCVLVRPDADDALVADLSAELAVPAVSTTVGGASTVGALATGNENGLLVSSRVLESERERLEEAVDLPVVALPGAVNAAGNVVLANDYGAYVHADLPREAVQAVEEALDVPVERGDLAGVRTVGMAAVATNEGVLCHPKATDAELDHLEEVLDVRADVGTINYGAPLVGSGLLANESGYVVGQDTTGPELGRIEDALGYL, from the coding sequence TTGCTTCGCGCCGCCTTCGCGGGGTCGGCGTACGTCGGCGTCTTCGCCCGCGCGACCGACTCGTGCGTGCTGGTCCGTCCCGACGCCGACGACGCCCTCGTCGCCGACCTCTCAGCGGAACTCGCGGTGCCCGCCGTGTCGACGACCGTCGGCGGCGCGTCGACGGTCGGCGCGCTGGCGACGGGCAACGAGAACGGCCTGCTGGTCAGCAGCCGCGTCCTCGAATCCGAGCGGGAGCGACTCGAGGAGGCCGTCGACCTGCCCGTCGTCGCCCTTCCCGGGGCCGTCAACGCCGCGGGGAACGTCGTCCTCGCGAACGACTACGGCGCGTACGTCCACGCCGACCTCCCGCGGGAGGCCGTACAGGCGGTCGAGGAGGCCCTCGACGTCCCCGTCGAGCGCGGCGACCTCGCCGGCGTGCGCACCGTCGGGATGGCGGCCGTCGCGACCAACGAGGGCGTGCTCTGTCACCCGAAGGCGACCGACGCCGAACTCGACCACCTGGAGGAGGTACTCGACGTCCGCGCCGACGTCGGCACGATCAACTACGGCGCGCCGCTGGTCGGCTCCGGCCTGCTCGCAAACGAGTCGGGCTACGTCGTCGGTCAGGACACGACCGGACCGGAACTCGGCCGAATCGAGGACGCGCTCGGCTATCTGTAA
- the rpl18a gene encoding 50S ribosomal protein L18Ae, translating into MSKFTVTGRFKDRSSYTEFETAIEAENESVAREHVLSQLGSRHGVKRTQVELEEVAER; encoded by the coding sequence ATGAGTAAGTTCACCGTCACCGGTCGGTTCAAGGATCGTTCGAGCTACACGGAGTTCGAGACGGCCATCGAGGCCGAAAACGAGTCCGTCGCCCGCGAGCACGTCCTCTCGCAACTCGGCAGTCGCCACGGCGTCAAGCGCACGCAGGTCGAACTCGAGGAGGTCGCGGAACGATGA
- the pfdA gene encoding prefoldin subunit alpha, translating to MSSQQQLQELSQQLQEIQEQIEALQGSVENIRQRQTEVDEAIEALESIETDSVVQVPLGGGAYVRARVEDVEEVIVELGADYAAEFERDGAVDALENKKDRLDDRIDEITEEISELEAESTQLEGQAQQLQQQALRQQMQGMQGGDEE from the coding sequence ATGAGCAGCCAGCAGCAACTCCAGGAACTCTCCCAGCAGCTTCAGGAGATCCAGGAACAGATCGAGGCCCTCCAGGGGTCGGTCGAGAACATCCGCCAGCGCCAGACCGAGGTCGACGAGGCGATCGAGGCCCTCGAATCGATCGAGACGGACTCGGTCGTCCAGGTTCCCCTCGGCGGCGGCGCCTACGTCCGCGCGCGCGTCGAAGACGTCGAGGAGGTCATCGTCGAACTCGGCGCCGACTACGCCGCGGAGTTCGAGCGCGACGGCGCCGTCGACGCCCTCGAGAACAAGAAAGACCGCCTCGACGACCGCATCGACGAGATCACCGAAGAGATCTCCGAACTCGAAGCCGAGAGCACCCAGCTCGAAGGGCAGGCCCAGCAGCTCCAGCAGCAGGCGCTCCGCCAGCAGATGCAGGGGATGCAGGGCGGAGACGAAGAGTAG
- the ftsY gene encoding signal recognition particle-docking protein FtsY, whose translation MFDNLKEKLGSFREEAEEAAEENVEAVPEEELADAPEENVEDAPEGADAEADAGDSPGAAVEAPADPEAAVDPKHPEGDARPSATDPSAVAAEPETTGRPESDDEAIGQPDADTAEAEPEAAPGADAAAGSEPEAGGDADAGESADPNATGFGRKAKSLVRGRFVIEEDDLEGPLHELELALLSSDVEMSVAEEILDNIREELVGETRTFTTSTGAVVEEALREAILDVISVGQFDFDERLAVEDKPVVIIFTGVNGVGKTTSIAKLDRYLEERGYSTVMANGDTYRAGANEQIREHAEARDTRLISHEQGGDPAAVLYDAVEYAEANDVDVVLGDTAGRLHTDEGLMDQLEKIGRVVDPDLTLFVDEAVAGQDAVNRAREFNEAVETDGAILTKADADSNGGAAISIAHVTGKPILFLGVGQGYDDLERFDPEKMADRLLGDEA comes from the coding sequence ATGTTCGACAACCTGAAGGAGAAGCTCGGGAGCTTCCGCGAGGAGGCCGAGGAGGCGGCCGAGGAGAACGTCGAGGCGGTCCCCGAGGAGGAACTCGCGGACGCCCCCGAAGAGAACGTCGAGGACGCCCCCGAGGGGGCCGACGCGGAGGCGGACGCGGGCGACTCGCCCGGCGCGGCCGTCGAGGCCCCGGCGGACCCCGAAGCGGCCGTCGATCCGAAGCACCCCGAGGGTGACGCCCGGCCGTCGGCTACCGATCCGTCGGCGGTCGCTGCGGAGCCCGAGACGACGGGCCGGCCCGAGTCGGACGACGAGGCGATCGGCCAGCCGGACGCCGATACCGCCGAGGCCGAACCCGAAGCCGCGCCCGGGGCGGATGCGGCCGCCGGCTCCGAACCCGAAGCGGGCGGCGACGCCGACGCGGGCGAGTCGGCCGACCCGAACGCGACGGGCTTTGGCCGCAAGGCGAAGTCGCTCGTGCGCGGGCGGTTCGTCATCGAGGAGGACGACCTCGAAGGGCCGCTGCACGAACTCGAACTCGCGTTGCTCTCGAGCGACGTCGAGATGAGCGTCGCCGAGGAGATCCTCGACAACATCCGCGAGGAACTCGTCGGCGAGACGCGCACGTTCACCACCTCGACCGGCGCGGTCGTCGAGGAGGCGCTGCGCGAGGCCATCCTCGACGTGATCAGCGTCGGCCAGTTCGACTTCGACGAGCGCCTCGCCGTCGAGGACAAACCCGTCGTCATCATCTTCACGGGCGTCAACGGCGTCGGGAAGACGACCTCGATCGCCAAACTCGACCGGTACCTCGAGGAGCGTGGCTACTCGACCGTGATGGCAAACGGCGACACCTACCGCGCGGGGGCCAACGAGCAGATCCGCGAGCACGCCGAGGCGCGGGACACGAGGCTCATCAGCCACGAACAGGGCGGCGACCCGGCCGCGGTGCTGTACGACGCCGTCGAGTACGCCGAGGCAAACGACGTCGACGTCGTGCTGGGCGACACGGCGGGCCGACTGCATACCGACGAGGGCCTGATGGACCAACTCGAGAAGATCGGCCGCGTCGTCGACCCCGACCTGACCCTGTTCGTCGACGAGGCGGTCGCCGGTCAGGACGCCGTCAACCGCGCCCGCGAGTTCAACGAGGCCGTCGAAACCGACGGCGCCATCCTGACGAAAGCCGACGCCGACTCCAACGGGGGCGCGGCCATCTCGATCGCCCACGTCACCGGGAAGCCGATCCTCTTTCTGGGCGTCGGTCAGGGGTACGACGACCTCGAACGGTTCGACCCCGAGAAGATGGCCGACCGCCTGCTCGGGGACGAGGCGTAG